AAGACTCCCTCGAACGCATTGGAATTCAAACACGGGTACAAACCGCCATTTCCATGCAGGAGCTTGCAGAACCTTATATTCGCCGTCGTGCTATCCGTCATCTAGAAAAGGGGCGAGTGGTTATTTTTGGTGCGGGTTCGGGCAATCCCTTTTTCACCACCGATACCACTGCAGCCCTCAGAGCAGCAGAAATTGAAGCCGACGTGATTTTCAAAGCAACCAAAGTAGACGGTATTTACGATGCAGACCCCCACATATACCCCAATGCAAAAAGGTATAATAGTTTGACATATGGATACGTTTTAACAAAAGATTTGCGGGTAATGGACACGACTGCGATAGCCTTGTGTAAAGAGAATAATATCCCTATTCTTGTATTTGACTTAACTGTGCGGGGAAATATCCGCAGAGCAGTCATGGGAGAATCCATAGGCACGGTTGTGGGAGGTTCATGTGAAATTAGCTGAAGCTGAGAGTACGATGCAAAAGACCGTAGAGGCAACTCAACGGAATTTTAATACCATTCGCACTGGTCGCGCCAATGCGAGTTTATTGGATAAGGTAATGGTGGATTACTACGGTTCACCAACTTCCTTAAAATCACTGGCAAACATCAACACGCCAGATTCTTCAACTATCTTGATTCAGCCTTACGAGCGGAGTACTTTAAACCTGATAGAAAAGGCAATTTCCTTGTCAGATGTGGGCTTAACCCCCAGTAACGACGGGACTTTAATTCGGCTTAACATTCCACCATTGACTAGCGATCGCCGTAAAGAACTCGTAAAAATCGCTGCTAAGTACGCTGAAGAAGGACGCGTTGGTATTCGTAACATCCGCCGTGATGCCTTAGATACAATTCGCAAAATGGAAAAAGCTGCGGACATCTCTGAGGATGAAGCACGAGATCAGCAAGATAAGCTGCAAAAGTTGACCGACAAGTACACTGCCAGAATTAATGAATTGTTGGCAGAGAAAGAAAAAGACATTACAACTGTCTAAAAAATATACTAAAGTGGGTGCATCAACTACTAAGAAGGGGGAATGGGGACTGGGAACTGGTCAAAAAAGGCGTAAGAGTTCCTGTCTTTCGTTCCCAAAAATATTCCCAATCCAAAATCCAAAATCCAAAATCCAAAATCCTTATGTACGACTGCATTATCGTTGGCGCAGGACCTGCTGGTGGATGTGCTGCATATCATTTAGCCAAGCGCGGGCGTTCGGTATTGGTTTTGGAGAAAGAGTCTCTACCAAGATACAAACCCTGTGGAGGTGGCGTTTCACCTGCGATTGCTCAATGGTTTGACTTTGACTTTAGTCCAGCAATTTCCATCAAAGCAGACACAATCCGTTGTACCTGGAACATGGACGATCCGGTAGAAGCAGAAATCGGAACTGCCGAACCAGTTTGGATGGTAAGGCGGGATATATTTGACCATTTTCTGATTGAGCAAGGACAAAAGCAAGGGGCTGAACTACGAGATAATACGGAAGTAACAAGTATTGAATTTCAAAGCAATTGTTGGCAAGTTAACACCGCTCATGGTTCGGTAAGAGGTCGTTACTTAATTGCTGCCGATGGCGCTAAAGGACCTATGGCTAAATGGCTTGGGTTTAAAGAACGCAAACGTCTTCTAGCAGGGGCATTGGAAGCAGAAGCAAAAGCAGATGTAAAGAATGGTAACGTTGCTCACTTCGAGTTTGGCATGGTGAAAAACGGTTACCTCTGGAACTTCCCCAAAGCAGATGGTTACTCTATTGGTATTGGCACTTTTGTTGGTAGGGGTGGTACTCAAGACTTCAAGAGTATTTTAAGCGAGTATGGTAATGAATTTGGTGTGGACATCAAAACCTGCCAACAATACGGTCATGCTTTGTGTTTGTGGAATGGTAATCAAAAGTTGCACGCTGACAATGCAGTTTTAGCAGGGGAAGCAGCTTGTGTTGTCGATCCATTCACTGCAGAAGGTATTCGCCCCTCGATTTTTAGCGGTTTAAAAGCAGCAGAAGCTATCGATAAAGCAGTTGGTGGCGACATCAACGCATTGGAGGACTACACAAACACCATGAATGAACAATGGGGGAGTGATATGGCTTGGGCGCAGAAGTTGGCAGGGCTATTTTATCGCTTTGCTGGTATTGGCTATAAAGTGGGTGTTAAGCGTCCCTCATCTGTCCAAATTATGGGCAAAATCTTGTGTGGTGAAATGCGTTACGTTGATGTTGCTAGTCGCGCTATCAAGCGTTTAACATCTGGATTGGCTGGTTAGTTGACAAATGACCAAAGTTAATGTTATAGGTATCGGTCTGGATGGAATTGCTGGATTGAGTGAAAAAGTTAGGGAAATTATTGAACGGGCGACGTTGCTGGTGGGTAGCGATCGCCATTTAAGTTATTTCCCCAACCATCAAAGTCAACGGTTGCTACTCAAAAATTTTACTGAAGATATTAGTATAATTCGTGACTATATAGACAAAGGCTGTGATGGTGTTGTTGTTATAGTTTCTGGAGATCCGCTCTTTTTCGGTTTGGGACGCTTGCTTTTAACGGAATTGCCCAAAGATGTGCTGACATTTCACCCTCATCTCAGTTCGGTACAGCTAGCCTTTAATCGCGTGAAAGCAAGCTGGCATGATGCGTGCTTTATTAGCGCACACGGGCGTTCTGTGGAAGAATTAATTCATGCCTTGCAGCAAGGGGTGGAGAAAATAGCTGTACTGACAGATGGGACAAATACCCCAAATGCGATCGCTAAACTTATACAATCTCTGAATTTACCCAGCCAGTATCAGTTGTGGGTTTGTGAAAATTTAGGTGGGGATTTGGAGCGTGTTGAGTCTTTCTCTATAGAAGTATTGTGTAGAGATGTTGCAAAATCTACATTTGCACCTCTGAATGTGGTATTGCTGCTGCGACAGGAGCGAGAAAAACCGCTAAATCTTTCGGCTTTACCGTATTTTGGGTTACCAGATGAGTGCTTTCTCAGTTTTAGCGATCGTCCTGGTTTGATGACAAAGCGAGAAGTGCGGACTTTAGTGTTAGCTGAACTCGCCTTGCGCCCCGGACAAATCATTTGGGATATTGGTGCGGGGACTGGTTCTGTATCCATTGAAATTGCCCGCATGTTTCCTACTTCCAAGGTTTACGCCATTGAAAAAACTGCTGTAGGTAGTGCGTTAATTGCCCAAAATTGCCGTCGCTTTCAAGTGGAGAACGTCATTTCCATTCATGGCAATGCACCGGATATTTTGCAAACTCTTGAAGAAAAGTGTAACACTCCTGGTGCTGGACAAAGCGCAGATCGTATTTTCATCGGTGGTAGTGGAGGTAACTTAACTGAAATTCTTCAGATTTGCGCTACAAAACTCACTCCTGACGGCGTTATAGTTCTCTCTCTAGCCACCTTAGAACATCTCAACACTGCTTTATCGTGGTTTCAATCTCATTCTTGGCATTACCAGTTATTACAAGTGCAGCTTTCCCGTTCTGTACCAGTTGGGCATTTAACACGCTTTGCACCACTTAATCCTGTGACAATTGTTACAGCTTGCCATTGATGACTTCTATTAATATCCTTGCCTTTCAGGTAGCGATGGATACTGTTAGTTTGCTCGCAACGAAATTCTTATTACCCGGAATGTGATGCCTATTGCCCGTATAGTTCCCTTTACGAAAAAATCTGATATACCACACAATTATCCACTGCGGGGAATGCCAATAACAATCTCTGAAGATTTTGACGAAGCTATGCCAGAATTTTGGGGAGCATCCCAATTTGGCACATTACCCTCAGAATAGAATTTTGGGGCTATACAACCCACCTTCCGCACCCTAAAGTGTCACACTACGAATTTTGGACGTTTGAGGATTTGGGCTTGGCGATCGCCATCGATAATTTACCCATTTTTGTATAAAATACAGCTTTTCTCGTTAGTAAAAATCCGAGAAAACCGATTGTGACAGTAGGGGGTGCGGAATGTAGGATACAAACAAAGCCCTAATCCCCACTCCCCTCTTCCAAACCCATGGTTTGATAAAAGCAACAGCCAAAGACTACATTCGGAAAACTCAAAAGCAACTCCTACAGCAACCGTTGCTTGAGCAATTGCTAAGGTTATTCAACCAAATGAATCCAAGGCAAAGCAGAACGAACAGTGTTAAATAGGCGTTTATCACCTGTGTAGAAATCTGCTTGAAATCTTTGAGCTAATGCTAAATAATGAGCATCATAAGCAGCTGTGAGGTTAAATTGTTGCGCGACTTCCCAGGCTTGTTGATGAAGTTGGCGATCGCCATAAAATTGAATGGGTAAATTCAGAGCATTGTTAAGATATTGCTTGGCTTCTGTGTTCAGTAATTGTTTCGCCACTTTCATTCGATAAAATACATTTGTAACTTCGTAACATAAGAGGGTGGGAGCAATAATCTTGGTTTGGGTTTGCTCCCATGTATCCCATAATGTTAGATGGGGTGATGTTTCTGAGGGACTGTTGATTAACTTAACTACAAAATTAGCATCCACACAAATCAATTGCATAGTCATGATTTTTCTTGATTAGAAAACCAATCTGTCATTAATTCTCGATCTCTTTCTTCTCGCATTTGATGAACGATTTCATCAATATCTGGTTCAAAGGGTTGACTACTACGTCGTTGCTGTATGGCTTGAGCAGTGGCTAAAATTGTTGAACGTAAGTTTTGCCAATTCGATTGATGTGTTAATTTTTGGTTTAATAACTCTCGTTCTTCACTCATACAAAGCTTTGATTGCATTGGCTAAAGATTCGACAAGCAGAATGTTCATAGACGTGTCCGTACTTTTATAGGTAGTTTTTTAAGTTGTTTAGATGCCGCATGAGAAAATTCAATTTTACATTGATTCACTGGCTAATTCTCGTTTAACTTGTTCCCAGGGAATAGTGCCATTTTTCTTAATATCTTCCCGTCCTTCGTCTAAAGCTTTAATATCCTCTCGATCTTCTGCTTTACGAATGTCTAAAAGTTCTATGACATCCTCTAAAGTATCTTCATAAGCTTGTTCTAATCGCTCATAAATAGCTTTTATTAGAGCTTGTTTTCTCGTTGTAGTTTCCATTTTTCCCTCTATTACGGAAAATGCCAATGCACACCGTCTCTAGGATACTGTATTTTATGGTCGCTGTGTTGAACTGTCTCAATCATGCTATTAGATATCCGCGTATGGCTTTGGTTACTACACGAACCCAACCAATTATCGAGTCAAGCACAAACTATAATTAATGCAGAAGAACTACAAAAAGTACAGAGTAAGTGGTTACTTACTTTACTCGTAAAAGAAGGGAAAAATTTGTTCTTCAGGAATATATTTACTTGCCTGTCTAAAAATAGCTTTGCAAGTTCCTTCAACTACTGCCGATGATTAGGCACTGTTAAAGTCTCTTTTTGTTCTACACCAGAACGACGCAACTTAACATGACTACCCTTTTGGCTGTGTACCTCAAAGCCAAACTTACTCAAAATGTCCACAACCTCAGCGCCCGATCATCTTTTGAGTCTAGGCATATTCTGGTTGGAGTTCAAAAGTTATCAGTAGAGAAGGTTTATCTATTAAGCCAAATTGAGTTGGATCTTCGTCTTCTAAATGCAAAGCGACTGCTTCACGAAGGTTGTGAACAACTTCATTCAAAGTATCTCCCTGAGTTACTACGGAAACTTCTAGACATTCTGCTACATATCCGTGCTGTTCACCTGGATGAATGACTGCTCTAATATTTTGCTTCAACTCCATAAGTCATCTTAAAAATACAAGAATTTATTAAGTTAGGTTATACTTTTATACTACATCATTAACTATAAATAATTCGTATCCGCTCAATAAATGAGGAATTGTGACTGCATTGATATACTCCTAATGCTGCGTTCTCCTCACCTATCAACCTCTACAAACATTACACTTTTATTAAGTTCTTTTACTCTTTACGGTCTAAAAACGCACGCTACTACTTCGAGCCAACCAAGCTTACTGCTGTGTCTTTAATATCTTTAGCACTTGTATACAGTTGATGCGATAAAGTCCCATAGCTAAAAATCATGTCATCAATTCGCTGCCACAGTTCTTCAAGGTTCATCATTAGCTCTGCTTCGTCTCCTTCTGTACAAACTGAAATAATATGATTTTTATCCCCATCCCAAAAGCTAATTGCGACTAGAAACTCTGTTTCGTCCTTGCCTGCCCATATCTCCGTTAAACTCGCTATAGTCTGTGGTATTTTATCAATTTCCGTACAAGGGTAGGCTATTAATTGTTCGCTTGGTTCTAGTTCAAAGCTGGCGAATAATAAATTGTTAGTTGAGGATAGTTCTTCAAACCTGACTGTATCCTGCTCAACCAGCAATTCAAAATTTCTACTATTGCAGCACGTAAATAAAATGGTGTCCATCAAGGGTGACAACTTGTTGTCTTGTGCTAGAGCAACTCTAGCAAGGGAGGTGACCGTCTGCCCTAGCAATGCCTGAAACTGTCCTTTTAATCTATCCATGCGAGTGCAGCTCCTTTTCTTGCTTCTAAGTTTACTTACAGCAATTGTGGTTTGTGCATAAGTAAACTTTAACTTCATCTAATAAGTTATATAGAAGAGTTAGCTCGACTAAAATAGGCTCATTATCAGAGTTTATTTTATTTGTCAATAAAGATTATTGTTTTTCAACTATCTCCTTCTATTTTCCTCAATTGAGATGCATCTACTTTGTTTTAGGTGAAGTTGATGAAACAAAACAGACGAAGCCGAGGTGTTATTCTCACCCTTAAAGGTTGGGATAAACTTCAAGGTGCCAAAACTAAAGCCATCGTGAGCGATCGCGCTCACGATGGCTTTACTTTAGAAGAACTGAGCTCGCGCATGGGTTTGTCACTGCATACTGTCTCCAGGATACAGGGGCGCTTGGAACCGATAGATAAAAGTTCGTTGCAATCGGCTTTTCCTGCTTTTGGGTTGGAGTTGTGTCAGGAAGATTATACTCGACCAAGTCCTCCTGACGAATTGGAAATGCGACGCGCTTGTCCGCAGTATGATTGGGGACAAGCACCGAATGTCTCTGTATTTTATGGTCGCTCTGTGGAACTGGTGCAATTACGGGAATGGATATTAGAACAACAGTGTCGTTTAGTGGCGTTGTTAGGAATCGGTGGGATTGGCAAAAGTAGCTTAGCTATTAGATTAGGGCTGCAAATCCAAACGGAATTTGAGGCAGTGGTGTGGCGAAGCCTGCAAAATGCGCCACCAGTAGAGGAGACATTAACAAGCATACTGCAATTCTTGCTGTGGGCGTTGCGACTCGATACAGCGATCGCTCAAAGCTTTGATGGCAAAATATCGAAGCTGATGGAATGTTTGATGAACCATCGTTGTCTTGTGATTTTAGACAATGTGGAAACGATTTTATGTAGTGGTGGTCAGGCGGGACAATGTCGTCCTGGGTACGAGGGGTACGATCGCTTACTCAAATGCCTTGGGGAAGCTCCTCACAAGAGCTGTGTCCTGGTGACTTCTAGAGAAAAACCAAGAGCGATAGCACCATTAGTTGGAGAGCAAACAGGGGTGAAATGTTTGCGATTGGGGGGATTGAGTTCTATCGAAGGACAACAGTTATTCCAGCAGAAAGGACAATTCACGGGTACAGAACAACAGTGGCAAATGCTAATCCAGCATTATGGGGGCAATCCCCTAGCACTGAAGATGGTAGCTGCGGGAACTCAAAAGCTTTTTAACGGTAAAATTGCCTCAGTTTTGGAGTATGTGGAACAGGGGATATCGATTTTTGAGGACATTAGCGAGTTATTAGAATGCCAAATTAACCGTTTGTCGGTGGTGGAAGAGGAAGTGATGTATTGGCTGGCAATTCATCGAGAGCCAGTCTCTTTTGCCGAGTTAACTGAAGATACAGTGACATCTTCTTTCAAACGTCTCCTACCTTCAGCAATCAAATCCCTGTTGCAACGCTCATTAGTTGAAAAAAGCGGCGAGCATTTCTTCCTGCAACCAGTAGTGATGGAACACATCACACGGCGTTTTGTTGAACGGGTTAGTCAAGAAAGGAGGGACTCACTCATCCAGAACATCCAAACTTCGATTTCCTACTCCCCTCTTCCAAACCCATGCTTTGATAAAAGCAACAGCCAAAGACTACATTCGGAAAACTCAAAAGCAACTCCTAGAGCAACCATTGCTTGAGAAATTGCTAAGTAAGTCAGCACAATTAAAGTTGAGCTTATCATATGCATCAACGAATAATGGTCGTTTCAGACTTGTAGGGGCGCAAGGCATTGCGCCCCTACGGTAGGTGGTAATGGTTCTTGATACAGAACTACCAAAAATACTGAGAGAAATTTAAAAAAGTAGCACAAGAAGAAGGATTCTCCAAAGCCTTGCTTATGCTAAGCGAATCAAACCAAGACCAAATTGCAGGCTTCTACACACTAAGCAATTCATCAATTCCCGCACAAGAACTGCCTGACGAGTTTATGAAAGAGTTTATCTTTCCATGCCCTGCTATCCTTTCACTTTGTTTTCGGAGTGTCATCAACCCTCTACGAACGTCAGTATGCATTGGACTATCCTTCTGGACTAGACGTAATAGAACATTTGTATCAATTAAATAACTCATAATTGCTTATCTTCTCGTTCGCGATAAATACTCTCGCGGCTGATGGCTTCATCCGACAGAGGCAGCGTTTTACTAAAAAAGGAACTATTTGCCAGTTCCATGAGTGCTGCTTCCCATTCATCATCTGTTGCCGTTTCAAAAAATGGCTTCTCTATTGAAGATACAGTTTCATTCAACCCATCTTCTAGATTCATCTCAATCGTCACCAACTTACCCGTTGCTAATTGAGATTTTAGAGCAGCTTTTGCCAAGGCGATCGCTTCTTCTTCAGTTGTACCTTCAACCGTTAAGTTTGGCATACCAACAACAGATGCAACGAAGTGGCTTTCGGCGCTGCTCCTAACAAATACCTGATATTGCATTGTTCTAACCTCCTGATTCTTTATAGTACTAATTCAATTTTATATTTCTTCGCTGGCTAATTCTCGTTTAACTTGTTCCCAGGGAATAGTGCCATTTTTCTTAATCAACTTAATAAATGCCCAACTTGCGTAGGCACTCTGCCTCTTGTCGCCAGACATCGTCTGATTTTCAGCATTGAGATTGACAGAACCAGATCGGACTCTGTATTTAGCAGTTCGATAGATAAAAGTTCGTTGCAATTTGCTTTTGCTGCTTTTGGGTTGGCGTTGTGTCTCGCCAGCGACAGACTTGACATAAATGTTAAATTAAAGCAAGGAGGTTAAAAAAATGCTGAATCGCAGACTGAAGTCAAGTTTACTGTAGCCCTAACTGAAATACATGAAGGACTTAGAGTTGCAGATCGGTGCAAGGCACGTGAAGCGTTTGTCATGGAATTACTCCTTCAAGGTGAGAACTGATGAACAGTTTACGCTCGCACAATAGTACAAGAAAAATAACGTGGGTAACTTTAAGATGAAACACCTTGAAATAAAAGAAGCAGATACGGCTCTTGCTCTTCTACTTGATGAAGTAACTACAACTCACAACGAAATTCTTATTACCCGAAATGGGATGCCTATTGCCCGTATAGTTCCCTTGACGATAAATTCTGATTCTGATACACCACACAATTATCCACTGCGCGGAATGCCAATAACAATCTCTGAAGATTTTGACGAAGCCATGCCAGAACTGTGGGATACACTGTCTCAATGATTCTATTAGATACCCACGTGTGGCTTTGGTTACTGCACGAACCCAACCAATTATCCACTCAAGCACAAACTATAATTAATGCAGAAGAACTACAAAATGGTTTATTAGTATCGGC
This genomic interval from Scytonema hofmannii PCC 7110 contains the following:
- a CDS encoding type II toxin-antitoxin system VapC family toxin is translated as MTMQLICVDANFVVKLINSPSETSPHLTLWDTWEQTQTKIIAPTLLCYEVTNVFYRMKVAKQLLNTEAKQYLNNALNLPIQFYGDRQLHQQAWEVAQQFNLTAAYDAHYLALAQRFQADFYTGDKRLFNTVRSALPWIHLVE
- a CDS encoding geranylgeranyl reductase family protein encodes the protein MYDCIIVGAGPAGGCAAYHLAKRGRSVLVLEKESLPRYKPCGGGVSPAIAQWFDFDFSPAISIKADTIRCTWNMDDPVEAEIGTAEPVWMVRRDIFDHFLIEQGQKQGAELRDNTEVTSIEFQSNCWQVNTAHGSVRGRYLIAADGAKGPMAKWLGFKERKRLLAGALEAEAKADVKNGNVAHFEFGMVKNGYLWNFPKADGYSIGIGTFVGRGGTQDFKSILSEYGNEFGVDIKTCQQYGHALCLWNGNQKLHADNAVLAGEAACVVDPFTAEGIRPSIFSGLKAAEAIDKAVGGDINALEDYTNTMNEQWGSDMAWAQKLAGLFYRFAGIGYKVGVKRPSSVQIMGKILCGEMRYVDVASRAIKRLTSGLAG
- a CDS encoding type II toxin-antitoxin system HicA family toxin; translation: MDILSKFGFEVHSQKGSHVKLRRSGVEQKETLTVPNHRQ
- a CDS encoding type II toxin-antitoxin system Phd/YefM family antitoxin, encoding MKHLEIKEADTALALLLDEVTTTHNEILITRNGMPIARIVPLTINSDSDTPHNYPLRGMPITISEDFDEAMPELWDTLSQ
- the cbiE gene encoding precorrin-6y C5,15-methyltransferase (decarboxylating) subunit CbiE, which gives rise to MTKVNVIGIGLDGIAGLSEKVREIIERATLLVGSDRHLSYFPNHQSQRLLLKNFTEDISIIRDYIDKGCDGVVVIVSGDPLFFGLGRLLLTELPKDVLTFHPHLSSVQLAFNRVKASWHDACFISAHGRSVEELIHALQQGVEKIAVLTDGTNTPNAIAKLIQSLNLPSQYQLWVCENLGGDLERVESFSIEVLCRDVAKSTFAPLNVVLLLRQEREKPLNLSALPYFGLPDECFLSFSDRPGLMTKREVRTLVLAELALRPGQIIWDIGAGTGSVSIEIARMFPTSKVYAIEKTAVGSALIAQNCRRFQVENVISIHGNAPDILQTLEEKCNTPGAGQSADRIFIGGSGGNLTEILQICATKLTPDGVIVLSLATLEHLNTALSWFQSHSWHYQLLQVQLSRSVPVGHLTRFAPLNPVTIVTACH
- a CDS encoding NB-ARC domain-containing protein; its protein translation is MKQNRRSRGVILTLKGWDKLQGAKTKAIVSDRAHDGFTLEELSSRMGLSLHTVSRIQGRLEPIDKSSLQSAFPAFGLELCQEDYTRPSPPDELEMRRACPQYDWGQAPNVSVFYGRSVELVQLREWILEQQCRLVALLGIGGIGKSSLAIRLGLQIQTEFEAVVWRSLQNAPPVEETLTSILQFLLWALRLDTAIAQSFDGKISKLMECLMNHRCLVILDNVETILCSGGQAGQCRPGYEGYDRLLKCLGEAPHKSCVLVTSREKPRAIAPLVGEQTGVKCLRLGGLSSIEGQQLFQQKGQFTGTEQQWQMLIQHYGGNPLALKMVAAGTQKLFNGKIASVLEYVEQGISIFEDISELLECQINRLSVVEEEVMYWLAIHREPVSFAELTEDTVTSSFKRLLPSAIKSLLQRSLVEKSGEHFFLQPVVMEHITRRFVERVSQERRDSLIQNIQTSISYSPLPNPCFDKSNSQRLHSENSKATPRATIA
- the frr gene encoding ribosome recycling factor; its protein translation is MKLAEAESTMQKTVEATQRNFNTIRTGRANASLLDKVMVDYYGSPTSLKSLANINTPDSSTILIQPYERSTLNLIEKAISLSDVGLTPSNDGTLIRLNIPPLTSDRRKELVKIAAKYAEEGRVGIRNIRRDALDTIRKMEKAADISEDEARDQQDKLQKLTDKYTARINELLAEKEKDITTV
- a CDS encoding type II toxin-antitoxin system HicB family antitoxin, encoding MELKQNIRAVIHPGEQHGYVAECLEVSVVTQGDTLNEVVHNLREAVALHLEDEDPTQFGLIDKPSLLITFELQPEYA
- the pyrH gene encoding UMP kinase; the protein is MGTHYRRVLLKLSGEALMGNLGYGIDPEVVKEIAEEIAEVAATGVQIAIVVGGGNIFRGVKAASAGMDRATGDYIGMIATVMNAMTLQDSLERIGIQTRVQTAISMQELAEPYIRRRAIRHLEKGRVVIFGAGSGNPFFTTDTTAALRAAEIEADVIFKATKVDGIYDADPHIYPNAKRYNSLTYGYVLTKDLRVMDTTAIALCKENNIPILVFDLTVRGNIRRAVMGESIGTVVGGSCEIS